CTTCGCCTGTCCGACGAAAAGGGGGATTGGCTCGCGGTGGTGGGGATCGCGCGCAACCTGCACTACGAGGAGGTGGGCGAGCAGACGCCCCGTTCGCGCCTGCAGCTGTACATGCCGGCGGCGCGCCTCCCCAACCGCACCTACGCGCTGGTGGTGCGCACCGGGGGCGACCCCGCCCAGGCCGCCGCCGCCGTGCGCCGCGAGATGCGCGCGCTGGACTCCACGCTCCCCACCTTTGACGTGCGCACCATGGACGAGGTGCGGCGCTACGTCACCTGGCCGCAGCAGCTGTGGGCGTCGCTCTTCGGGTCGTTTGGCACGCTGGCGCTGGTGCTGGCGGCGGTGGGCGTGTACGGCGTGATGGCGTACACCGTGTCGCAGCGCACCCGCGAGATCGGCATCCGCATGGCGCTGGGCGCGCGCGGAGCGGACATCGTGCGACGCGTGGTGGGCGAGGGCGCGGTGCTGGCGGGCGCCGGCGTGGGGCTGGGTATCCTTGGAGCGCTGGGTGCCGCCCAGCTCATGCGCGGCGCGCTCTACGGCGTGGCCGCCGTGGACCCGTTCGCCTTCCTGATCATCCCCATTCTCCTGGCCGCGGTCGCCCTGCTGGCGAGCTGGATCCCCGCCCGCCGCGCCTCCCGCGTCGACCCCATGGAGGCCCTCCGCGCGGAGTGACGCTGCCGCGGCAGGGGCGTGATTCATCACGCCCACCCTTGCCCCTCCTGGTGGACTGCAGCCGCAGGCGTCGGATGGGCATTCGCGCCGCGTTTGGAGAATCCGCGGCTGAGGGCGTGATGAATCACGCCCCTACGGTTAGATCTGTGCGGGGTTGCCGAACCGACGAGCGGGCAGATAGCGGCGAGGGGTGCGGGGATGATTCCCGCACCCCTCTCTGCGCTTTCCATCCAGCAGCCAACAGATCCGTTGCCAACGAATCTGTTGGGAAGATCGAATCAGGCCGTCGAGCGAAGACCTCGCTGTTCCGGCGCGCGCCCAACCTCAGGGCGTCGCCGGGGCGGGAGGAGGTGCGGGGGTGAGCATCGGTGCGGGCGTGAACACCTGCGCCCGGATCTTGAGACGGCCCCCCTCCTCCGCAAGCACCATCACGTACGTTCCGGTAGCCGGCGCGGCATCGGGGGTACTCTGGTACGCGAACGCTCCCGAGGCATAGCTGAGCCCCTCGCCAGCGACGAAATCGTTGATGCTGAGGCGCATCTCCGATCCCTCGGGGAGCTCCTTCTCGAGGAATCTGCGCAGCTCGATCTGCCCCCGGATCAGTACCGAGTCACCCAGGAGGACGGTCGGATTGGCGGAGTACCTCCCCAGCAGGGCGCGCATGTCCTTCTGCCGCCATGCCTCGGCCCACTCGGTGGTGAAGCGGTTGTAGTCCCTCAGTGCGTCGGCGGTGTACTCGCGGCGGCTGCGCCCGGGATCCACCCGCGTGCCCCCGGGAACGTCCTGCGCGGCCGCTGTTCCAGGGCTTGCCGCAATCCAAGTGAGAATCGCCACCACCGCGACAATGCGCGACAGGGTGGCGGCACCGATGGTTCGAACCGTGATTGGCATTCTTTGAGGATGACGAGGATGAGCGGGCGGCGCCCGAGGGGTGGCGCCGGAGAGTGGAACCGCGCGAAGGGCACTATTGTTCCGCCGATGGTCCAGCGCTCCAGGGATCGAGCGCCGGCGCCCGGGAACAACGACTATGCCGGCGCCGGTGTGACGGCAAGCATCACGGAGCTGACGGACACAGCGCGGGCGTGGCGATCTGGTAGGTGTGCCACAGGCCATTGCCGGGCTGCCGCAGGCGGCGCAGGAGGTCGCCGTAGCGTGCGCCGTCGCCGAGGCGGGCGGTTTCCGGCGAGCGGCGGTTGCTGGTGAAGTACAGGGTCTTTCCGTCCAACGACAGCGTGGGGGAGTTCTCCTGGTCCACGGAGTTGATGGGCGCCGGGAGCGGGCGCGCGGCTCCCCAGGCGCCGCCCTCCCGGCAGCTCACGAAGAGGTCGATCCCGCCGAGCGTCCCCTCGCGGTTCGATCCGAAGAGGAGCATGGTGCCCTCCGCATCCACGAACACCCCGCTCTCGCGCCGGTCGGTGTTCACCTCGCGGACCGGCTCCGGGGCAGAGTATTCCGCACCCGCCGAGGCCGCGCGCCACAGGTCCGAGCCGTCGGGGCTGCTGCGGGTGAAGTAGAGCGTGCCGTCGCGCGTGAGCGAAGGATACAGCTCGTGCGCCGGCGTGGCGAGGCCGTCCAGATGGCGCGGCGTCCCCCAGCGGCCGGTCGGGTCGCGGGCCACCTCCCACAGGTCGTAATCGGAGCGCATCGCGGCACCCTCCCGCGGGCGCCGCGATGCGAAGATGAAGCGCGATCCGTCCGGCGAAAGCACCCCCTCCGCGTCCGAATGGCGGCCGGAGAACGGGAGCACCTCCGGTGGACCCCAGCGCCCGCCGCGCATCCGCGTCTCCACCAGCACGTAACCGCCGCTGACCTCCATCGAATAGATCGCGGTGCGCCCGTCCGGCGAAAAGGTGGGGCGGTACGTGGTCGCCTCCGGGATCGTTACCACGCCCGGCGCAAAGAAGCGCGGCACACCCTGCGCGTGCGCGCCGCCGCTGGAGAGGATCGCCAGCAGGATCGTGATGCGGAAGATGGGCATGGCGGCTCCGGGACAGGGTGGACGTTGAGGCGCGGGAGATCCGGGTGACCCAGCCGCGCCGGCCGTGCGGGCACACCACCCGGTTGCCAGCTCTACCGGACTTCAGCGCGATGAAGCGAATCCACCCAGGCCGGCTGGCGTGGTGCCTGGCGAAGGGTCATCCCGCGCGTGGCGGCCCAGCGCTCCAGCCAGGAGAGTCCCATGGGTCCCGTGTACGTGTCGCGCGACGCGTAAGCCGGGTCGCGGAGCGCATCCTCCAGGCGCACGAAGCGGTAGCCGCGGCGGCGGAGGATCGCCGCGACCGAGTCGAAGTGGTCTGCGTTGAGGCGGTTGGCGTGCAGCAGGAGCACCTGCGGGATCTCGCGCCCGAACAGCGTCCGCGACAGCGCTTCGAAGTGGTCGAACGACTCCGCCATGTGCCGCAGGTAGCCGTCCGCGATCCGCCGCATCTCGGCCGAATCCCCGCGCGAGGCTGCGCGCGCGTACACGATGGCGAAGACCCACTCCTGATTGTCGAAGGTGACCGGCGCCACCCGATAGCCGCGCCGGGCCAGGAAGCGATGCACCTCGTCCCGGTACGCCAGCGTGCGCCCCGTGTGGAGCGATGGGTGGCGGAAGAAGCGCGGACGGGCGCCGCGCACCGCCATCAGGAGCCGCGTCACCGAGTCGCCGCGCGCGATCTCGTCCAGGTAGCGCGGTAGCGGGGTGCGGTGCGCCGATGGGTGCGAGTAGGTGTGGTTGCCGAGCTCGAACCCCGCATCCACCCACATGCGGAGCTGCGCGGTGCGGGCGCGGGGGTCGGCGCGCAGGTTCGCCTCGTTCACGAACCCGGTCGCGGGCACGCCCTGCCCCCGGATGGAGGCCAGGAGCCGGGGGGTGATGTCGGCCGCGGAGGCGGGGAGATCGTCAAAAGTCACCGCCACGCTGCGTGCCTGCGCGGACGAGCCCGACGCCAGCGCGTGGACGACGCACATCACCGCGGCCGCGCGCGACGCCCTCACGGCACCACTCCGCTGCCCCCGTAAGCGGGCGCCCCCGGCCGCGCGCCCAGCACCTCGCGGGCGTACTGCGCATCCCATTGCCGGGGGCCGCGCGGGCCGCGCAGGTAGATCCCCAGCGCGGCCTGCAGATCGGAGGGGTGCTCGCGGAGGGCGGCGCGCAGGTAGCGGAAGGCGAGCCGCAGGTTGGTGCCGCGGTCGCGCAGCTCGGCGCCGGTCACGCCCGGCTGCAGCGACCGCGCCGTGGACGGTAGGATGCGCGCCAGCCCTACCCCGCGCTCGCCGGGGGCCGTCCGCTCCCTGAAGCCGCTCTCCGCGCGCACCACGCGGAAGGCGAGCTCGGGATCGATCCCCTCCGCCAGCGCCGCCCGCCGGATGTCCGTGGCGACCGTCAGCGTCACGCCGTAGCGGCGCGCGAAACTGCCCGGCGCGGCGGTGTCGGCCGCGACCCATGCGTCCGCGGGATGGGCGCTCGTGGTGCCCACGAACCCCAGCGCCAGGAGAAGCGCGGCGCCGAGCACGTACCCGGCGCCGGTCGCCCGCCCCGGAACGCCGCCGCGCGGGCGGTGCGGGTCGAGCACGGCCTCGATGCGGCGGCGAAGCTGCGTGGGGCGCGCCATCGCCGCGGCGGCGCGGGTGTCGGCGCGGTGGAGCGATGCGGCGATTGCCAGGAGGTGCCGGGCATAGTCGGCGGCAGGGGTGCGGGCGAGGGCGGCATCGTCGGCGGCGTGCTCGGCCTCCAGCCGCATGCGCGCCGCGGCGTGCCAGGCGAGCGGGTTGAACCAGTGCAGGGCGCAGACGGCCGCCGCCGCCCACTGCGCCGCGCAGTCGCCACGGCGCGCGTGCGCCAGCTCGTGCAGCAGCACGGCGCGGAGCCGCTCCGCGGGCCACGCCGCCGCATCGCCGGGAAGGAGCACGGTGGGGCGCCACGTTCCCCAGGTGACCGGAACGGAGCCTGCCGCGCCGACCCTCAGGCGCACCTCCCGCGTGATTCCCGCCTCCGCGGCCGAGCGGCGGGCGAGCTCGGCCATGCGCGCGTCCACCAGCCGCGGCGCGCGCGCCCCGATCCACCAGAGCCGGCCCACGCCCACTCCCAGCCTGGCGAGCACCGCCAGCGCCCCCGCCGCCCACAGCGCCACCAGCAGCACCGCCGCGGACGGGAGCGCATCGCCGGCCGAAACCGCGCCGGCGGGTAAACCGGGCGCGAAATCACCGGCGTCCAACCTCGCCGGAAACGCAGCGCTGCTCGCCGCGATGGTGGGGATCGGAATCCGCCAGAGCGGCGGCAGTATCGAGAGTGGTACGAGGAGAAGCACGCCGCACACGGCCCCGGTCCACAGCCGGTGGCGCGTGGCCGCGGAGGCATGTCGCAGCGCCCGGTTCCCGCCCGCCGCGACGGCCAGCAGGAGCGCCGCCCGCCACGCCATCCCCGCCAGCACCGCGACGACCGCATCCGCACCGGGCATCATCTCTTCCCCCCGCGCGCGTTCCTGAGCAGCTCCTCCAGCTCCGCCAGCTCCTCGGCGGACAGCTCCGCGGATTCCAGCAGCGCCGCCGCCGCCCGCACCGGCGACCCGCCGAAGAAGGTGCTGACCAGCCGTCCGAGCGCGCCCTGCTGCGCCTCGTCGCGCGGCACGGTGGGGAGGTACACGTAGCGCGGGCCGTCGTACTCGCAGCGCAGGTGGCCCTTTCGGGTGAGCTTGGCGAGCATGGCGCGCACGGCGGAGTATCCCGGCGGATCGGGAAGCTCCACCTGGATCTCGGCGGCGGTCGCGCGCTTCCGCCGGTACACCACGTCCATGATCTGCCGCTCGCGCGCGGTGAGAAGCAGTTCCGAGGGCAGGGTCATGCGGCGCTCCGGCCAGGGGGTGCTACGATCGCAGCATCATGCTACGATCGTAGCACATCCGGGGCGGTGGGTCAAGGATCTTCTTTTGATGCAGGATCTACCGCACGTTCAACGGATCGGCGCCGCTGTGCGTATGCCGTCTCGATGCCGGAGATGCGGCTCCTTCAGGATTACAGAGGAACAGGCGATGGACGACGAGAAGAAGTGGGTGGCCGCGGGGTACGAGCGGGCGGCGGAGCGGCATGCGGAATGGGCGGCGCACGTGCGCGTGGCGGAGCGCGCGGAGTACACCGAGCGCGTCGTGGACGCGTTTCCGGCCGGCGCGTCGGTGCTGGAACTGGGATGCGGGGCCGGGGGCCCCACCACCCGGCGGCTGGCGGCGCGGCACCGGCTGGTCGGCGTCGACCTCGCGTGGCGCAACCTCGAGCTCGCGCGAACCCACGCTCCATCCGTGGCGTTCGTCCAGGCGGACATGGGCGAGCTCGCCTTCCGGCCCGCCTCCTTTCACGCTGTGGTCGCGTTCTACTCCATCATCCACCTCCCCAGGGCGCAGCACGGCGCGCTGCTGGCCTCGGTCGCGGAGTGGCTGAAGCCTTCCGGGCTGTTCGTCGGCTCGTTTGGCACCAGCGACGCGGAGCGCGGCATCGACGAAGACTGGCTCGGGGTCCGCATGTTCTCCAGCAGCCATCCTCCGGACACCACCCTGCGCCTGGTGGCCGATGCCGGCCTTCGCACCCTCGACGCCCGGGTCCGCACCGAATACGAGGACGGGCGTCCGATCTCCTTTCTCTGGGTGGTGGCGGCGCGGGAGGGGTGATCCGCCGGACTCCGGGCCATCGGTTGGCCCGTCATCGCACGGCCACGGTGGTGTCCAGCGCGAGAGCGCTTTCCCACACGTCGTCGCGGTACGCGTGGACGATGCGGAGGGTGTAGGTGCCGTGCCTTACGCCGCGCACGGTGGCCTTGTAGCTGAACAGCCCGCCCGTGTCCATGCATTCTTCGCCGTCGGGACGCCCCTGCACCACCAGCGTCAGCACCGACTTTTCGCGGTGCGCGGCGGCGGCGAGCTGGTAGCAGGCGCTGGGGGTGGGAAAGGTGCCGAATACCTGCACGCCGCCCCACGCGCCGCGTGCGCTGGCTGGGCGAAGGAAGTTGGCGCTGTCCGGGCGAAGCTGCTCGAAGAAGCCGTCGACCTCCATCCGCCGGGGCCGCGCCGTCGCGCTGACCGGGTCCAGCACGAGGGCGGCCGCGGAGAGCGGAACCGCCACGCGCACCGTCTCGCCGGGGCCGACGCTGATCGTGCGCGGACGGGCATTCCGGTAGCCGATGCGCGTCACCTCCAGGCGGTATGCGCCGCCGCCTAGCACGAGCGAGAAGCGCCCGTCCGCGTCGCTGTGTGTGGTGCGCGCGGAGGGCCGGTCGCCCCCCGTCGCCACCACCCGCGCCCGCGGCACGGCGGCGCCGGACCCCGAGTCCACCACGCGGCCGACGACGGCCTGAGCTTCGGCGCCGCGGGCGAGGACACAGGCGAGTGCGAGTAGAGTGAGAGCCCTCACGGCTCGCGCAGCGCTTCGCCCAGGCGGTTCACCACGATGTCGCCCATCAGGCTCACGAAAAAGGATGGAGCGGGGCGGAAGCGCCAGCGTTGCGCGGCGGAGTCCGCGGCGGCCTCCTTGCCGGCCAGCACGATGCCCAGCCCGCCCGTCCAGCTCGCCCCGGCGTACTCCACCGTGTCGCGCACGAGGGCACCGCCGCCGAGGTTGAGGAAGAGGGTAGAGTGGCGGCCCGACCCGGGCGCGCCGTTTCGCGGTGTGTAGCCGAACGCGGTGCCGCGACCCACCTCCACCAGCAGGAAGCCGCGCCGGGGCGGGAGCACGTAGAGCTCCGCGCCGCAGCTCCACGCCGAGTAGTGTACGATGGCGCCCACGCGGCACACGGCGCCCACCTGGTCGGTCGCCATCGCGCGAAGCGACAGCTCCAGCCCCGAACGGGTGCCGAGCGCGAAGCCGGCTCCGATGGTGACGTCCCCCTGGCGCTGCGCGAGCGCGGGTGCCGCGCACAGGGCGCCGGCGAGCGCAAGGACCACAATGCGTATCATGGCTCTCCTCGTCGTGGACCGGGCCGCTCCTCCGATCAGCGGTCCGGAATGCGGACGACGCGCTGGCCCCGGCGATCCCAGCGCCAGGGCACCTCGCGGCCGTGCAGGTGGACCCCGCCCCACCAGCGGTCGATCCCCGCGAGCCGGACCCGGTCGGCCGTCCCACCGAGCACGTCGCGGCCCGCATCGGTGAGCGCGAGCGCACCAAAGGGCGCGGGGCCGTCCCCGGAGCGCGGCGCGATCGCGAGGAGCGGATGCGGACCGGCGGCCATCATCCGTATGCAGTGCCAGAGCGAGGTGTCGCCGATGAAGAAGACGTCATCCGCATCGTGGACGGCGCGGAAGAGCCGCACCGGGTCCGTGATCCCATCGCGCACCCCTTCCAGCACGGCGCGCTCGATCCGCCCCAGCCCGCTCTCCCGGTCGGGAAGCTCTTCCAGGAAGCGGCGCAGCGCGGGGCGCAGAAAGGGGAGCGGGGTGAGATCCTCCTCCACCATGAGCGCCTCCACGGCGGCGGGGTGCTCGGCCGCGAGCGCGTGCCAGGTGCGCCGTCCCAGCTCGAGCTGGCGCTCCGTGATGGGCTCGCGCGTCCCGAACAGCGGCGCGAGCTGGTCCGGCGAGAGCTGGCCGAGCCCCTTGAACGCCGGCATCCCCGGGTACGCGCCGATGCAGATCAGGCTAAGGGTCGTCGTTCCGAGCGGCTGCTCGGCGAAGTACGCCAGGTGGCGCACCAGGAGGAGCTGGTCGAAGAGGTCGTGCTCGAACCAGAGCACCACCTCGTCGTACTCCGCCCACCGCTCCAGCTCCCGGTCCCACCGCGCGAGCATGTCGAGGATGTCGCGCTCGCTTGCCCACCCCGCCTCCGCGAACAACGCCGCCCGCACCGCCCGACGCCGCTCCGCCGGTGTGTCGATGGGGAAGAGCGGGCCGTCGTGGAGCGCGTCCGCATACACGGCGTGGTCGCCCGGGACTCCGGAGCGCGCCAGCTTGTCGCGCACGACGTCGCCGTTGTGCACGTGGAGGATGCGGGGCCCCGGCTTATGTGCGGACATGATCTCTCGGGTGAAGGCTTGCTGATCCTCGAAGAAGATCGTTGCCCGCGCATCCCCGCCGCGCGCATGTTGCGAACGCGGCGGCCGGCAATCGATCGACACACCGACCTTTCCCCAACATGCCCACTGAAAGCGACGCCGTAAAGCGCGAGATGCTGCGCCACTTCCTGGCCGCCCTCGCGTACCGCACGCAGAAGGCCCTTCGCGGCGCGCCGGAGGACTTCGGGGACTTCTCCGCCGGCGCCGGCACGCGCACGCCGCGCGATCTCGTGCGTCACATGCGCAGCGTGATCGGCTACTCGCGCACGTACTTCATCGGAGGGCTGTACCGGCCGGAGGAGATGGCGAGCTTCGCCGTCGAAGTGGAGGAGTTCCACGCGGTGGTGGCCGACGTGGCCGCGCACCTGGCCGCCGGCACGCCGCTGCGCGACATTTCGATGGAGCAGCTTCTCCAGGGTCCGTTCAGCGACGCGATGACGCACGCGGGGCAGATCGCGATTCTCCGCCGCCTGGCCGGCTCCCCCGTGGAATCGGAGAACTTCCTCTTCGCCCAGATCTCGCCCGACCACCTGGGCTCCGACCAGCCCCTCCCCGCCGCCCCCGACAGCCGCTGGATGGGCGCCGCCCTGCACACCGCCTGGCGCCTATCCGCCTGGCTCACCCGCGTCACGCGCAAGTAGCCGCCCCGCCGCAAACACAACTCTTGACTTCCTCACCTATCTCTACCTATGTAGAGATAGGTGTCATCCTGAGGGAAGCCGCCCCAGCTGCCCCCGCGACACACAGGCCTCCTGCGGCGACCGAAGGATCTAGCCGGCGAGGCAAGAGGACGGCACGTAACGACGAGCCCCTCGACACGTGCAGTAGATCCTTCGCTCCGCGCTAATGTGTGGCACGGGGAAAGGGCGGAGAGCGCGTCGCCCAGGATGACAAAATGACCTCCGCTCTCGGGGTTTCCAGCAGCGTTCGTTCGCTCCCGGATGCGGGCTACGCCGTATGCCGCGGACGCGGGCAGCCACGCGGGGCGGCCCCTACCCGTAACGGTCCGATGGGCGGCCGTCGAGGTGGGGGAGAGGGTGGGCGCGATGAATCGCGCCCCTACCCGATCTGCGCAGCCCACACGGAGTTCTCCCCCTCGCCCGCCCTGCGCCCCCGCAGGCGGGGGAGGGGGCACTCACGCCACGCACTGACGCACTCACGCACTCCCATGCCCCTGCGCCTCACCCGCCCCACCGCCACCGTCCTCCTGGCCCTCTCGCGAGGCTTCCGGCACGGCTTCGACATCCTGGACGCCACGGGGCTGGAGAGCGGCACCGTGTACCCGATCCTGCGCCGCCTGGAAGACGCCGGGTGCGTGCGCTCGGAATGGGAGGAGGTGGAGCGCGCGCGCGAAGAAGGGCGTCCGCCCCGGCGCTACTACGAGCTAACGGGCACCGGCGCGGGCACGCTGCGCGAGGCGCTGGCGCGGTACCCGGAGGCGCGCGGCACGGCGGTGCCCGGCGGGCTGCGGCCGAGACCGGCCTGATGCCCCGGCCTCCGGGGTTCGCGCTGGTGCGCGCCGTCCGCTGGCTGGTGCCGCGCCACCTGCGCGATGCATGGCTGGCGGAGTGGGAGGGCGAGCTGGCCTGGGGGTGGCAGCGCGCCGAACGCGGCGAGAACCTCTCCGCGGCACGCGCGCGGCTGCACTGGCGCGCGCTGGGAGCGTCGTCCGACGCGCTCTGGCTGTGGCGCAGACATGGAGCGACCGAGATGATCGGCTTCGACCTGCGGTACGCCGCGCGCTCGCTGCGCCGCCGCCCCGGCTTCGTGGCGGTGGTGGTGCTGACGCTGGCCCTGGGCGCGGGCGCCGCGGCGGCGGTCTTCTCACTGGTCAACGGCGTGCTGCTGCGGCCGCTCCCCTTCTCGCAGCCCGAGCGCCTGGTCGCCATCCAGGGCCGCGCCACCGGCGGCGACCCCGAGGCGGTCTCGCAGCCATCGTCGTACCTGGACTACCAGGACATGCGCGCGCAGCTTCGCGGCTTCGAGCAGCTGGCGGCGGTGCGCGGCGAGGACGTCACCCTCACCGCCCCCGGCGCGCGGCCGGCGCGGATCGGCGCGCAACTCGTCACCGCGAGCGCCTTCCCGGCCCTGGGGATGCGCCCCGTGCTCGGCCGCCCCTTCCTGGCGAGCGACGAGCGGCCCGGCGCGGAGCCGGTGGCGATGATCACGCATGCTCTATGGCAGCGCCGCTACGGCGGGTCGCCTGCGGTGCTCGGCAGCCGCATCACGCTGGACGGCGCGCCCGCCACCGTCGTCGGCGTGCTGCCGGACGAGGCGCGGCTCACGCCCGAGACGGAGATCTGGCTGCCGCTCGTCCCCGGCCCGGCGGAGGAGTCGCGGGCCACGCACCGCTTCACCGTGCTGGGCCGCCTGCGCCCGGGCGTCACCATCGAGCGCGCGGCGCGGGAAGCATCCGCCGTGGCGAAGCGGCTGGAGGAGCGCTACCCGTCCGAGAACGCGAAGCGCGGCGCGGCGGTCATCCCCCTGCGCGAGGCGATCGTCGCCGATGCGCGGCCGGCGCTGCTGACGCTGTTCGGCGCGGTGCTGCTGGTGCTGCTGATCGGCTGCGCGAACCTGGCGAGCCTGTTCATGGCCCGCGCCCAGTCGCGCGAGCGGGAGATGGCGGTGCGGGCCGCGCTCGGCGCGGGGCGGGCGCGGCTCACCCGGCAGTGGGTCGCGGAGAGCTTCCTGCTGGCGCTGGGCGGCGGCGCGGCGGCGCTGGCGGTGGCGTGGGTGGGGATGCGCACCCTGGTCGCCTTCGTCCCCACCGCCATCCCTCGCGCCGGCGAGATCGCGCTCGACCAGCCCGTGGCCGCCTTCCTGATCGGGGTAATGGCGGTGGCCGCCATCGGCTTCGGCGCGCTGCCGGCGCTCCAGTACCGCGACGCATCCGTATCGCTGGGCGCGCTGCGCGAGGGCGGGCGCGGCGCCACACCCGGCCGCCGGCGGCGCCGCATGCGGCAGGGGCTCGTGGTGGCCGAGGTGGCGCTCGCGACGGTGCTGGCCATCAGCGCGGCTCTGCTGGTGAAGAACCTCTGGCAGCTGGAGCGCGCGCGGCTCCCGCTGCGGCCGGACGGGGTGACGTTCGTGCAGCTCCAGCTTCCGCAGGGCCGTTACTCCGACCCGGCCAAGGTGCTCGACTTCTTCGACCGTCTGCGGCGCGAGGTCGCCGCGGCGCCGGGGGTGCGCTCGGTGTCGTTCGCTTTCGAGCACCCGGTGAGCGAGGGGTGGACCTCCAGCTTCTCGCTCGTGGGGCGCCCCGAGCCGCCCGTGGGGATGTGGCCGGAGTCGCGCATCCGGCCGGTGTCGCCCGGCTACTTCCGCACGGTGGGGCTCCCCCTGGTGCGCGGCAACGACGTCTCCGATGCGGACCGCTTCGGCACGCCCGGCTCCGTGGTGGTGAACGAGGCGTTCGTGCGCGAGCACTTCCCCGATGGCGACGCCGTGGGCCAGACCATCAACCGCGGCCAGATGTGGTGGCCGGGGCAGCCTACGCACTTCCGCATCGTGGGCGTGGTGGCCGACGAGCCGTTCCGCGGCGTGGGCCGGCCCGCAGACCCGGCGACGTACTATCCGCAGGCGCAGTTCCCCATGAACGACATGTGGATGGCCGTGCGCGCGGACGGCGACCCGGCCGCGCTCGCCCGCACCCTGCGCGAGCGCGTGTGGCGCGTGGACCGCGACCTCCCCGTGGAGCGCGTGCAGACGCTGGACGAGCTGCTCGGCGACGCCGTGGCCGCCTCGCGCTTCAACGCCGCGCTCCTCGCCCTCTTCGCCTGCGCGGCGCTGTGCCTGGCGGCGGTGGGGATCTACGGCGTGCTCTCGTACGGCGTGGAGCAGCGCACCGGCGAGATCGGGGTGCGGATGGCGCTCGGCGCGAGCCGCGCCCGCGTTATCCGCCAGATCGCCGCAGAGGGCGCGGCGGTGGCGACGGCGGGCGCGGCGCTGGGGCTGGTGGCGGCGTTCGCGCTGGCGGGGGTGCTGCGGTCGCTGCTGGTGGGCACCGAGGCGCAGGACCCCGTCGTCTTCGCGCTCGTCCCCACGCTCCTCGTGGCCGTCGCGATCACCGCGGCTTGGCTCCCCGCGCGCCGCGCCAGCCGCATCGATCCGGCCGGGGCGTTGCGCTGCGAGCGGTAATCCGCCTACGGCCGCAGTCGAGCCATCATGTGAGCATCCACGTACTCGCCGCCGCGGAAGCCGTATCCGACCGCGGTGCCCTCCACCTCGAAGCCGAAGTTGCGGTAGAGCCGGATCGCCGGCTCGTTGTCCACGTAGACGGTGAGCTCGATGCGGCGCACGTTCAGCCAGTTGTCCGCGAGGTCGACCGCGGCGGCCACGAGCGCGGTCCCGACTCCGCGCCCCGCCC
This DNA window, taken from Longimicrobium sp., encodes the following:
- a CDS encoding carboxypeptidase-like regulatory domain-containing protein produces the protein MRALTLLALACVLARGAEAQAVVGRVVDSGSGAAVPRARVVATGGDRPSARTTHSDADGRFSLVLGGGAYRLEVTRIGYRNARPRTISVGPGETVRVAVPLSAAALVLDPVSATARPRRMEVDGFFEQLRPDSANFLRPASARGAWGGVQVFGTFPTPSACYQLAAAAHREKSVLTLVVQGRPDGEECMDTGGLFSYKATVRGVRHGTYTLRIVHAYRDDVWESALALDTTVAVR
- a CDS encoding M56 family metallopeptidase, yielding MPGADAVVAVLAGMAWRAALLLAVAAGGNRALRHASAATRHRLWTGAVCGVLLLVPLSILPPLWRIPIPTIAASSAAFPARLDAGDFAPGLPAGAVSAGDALPSAAVLLVALWAAGALAVLARLGVGVGRLWWIGARAPRLVDARMAELARRSAAEAGITREVRLRVGAAGSVPVTWGTWRPTVLLPGDAAAWPAERLRAVLLHELAHARRGDCAAQWAAAAVCALHWFNPLAWHAAARMRLEAEHAADDAALARTPAADYARHLLAIAASLHRADTRAAAAMARPTQLRRRIEAVLDPHRPRGGVPGRATGAGYVLGAALLLALGFVGTTSAHPADAWVAADTAAPGSFARRYGVTLTVATDIRRAALAEGIDPELAFRVVRAESGFRERTAPGERGVGLARILPSTARSLQPGVTGAELRDRGTNLRLAFRYLRAALREHPSDLQAALGIYLRGPRGPRQWDAQYAREVLGARPGAPAYGGSGVVP
- a CDS encoding BlaI/MecI/CopY family transcriptional regulator → MTLPSELLLTARERQIMDVVYRRKRATAAEIQVELPDPPGYSAVRAMLAKLTRKGHLRCEYDGPRYVYLPTVPRDEAQQGALGRLVSTFFGGSPVRAAAALLESAELSAEELAELEELLRNARGGKR
- a CDS encoding ABC transporter permease, producing the protein MPRPPGFALVRAVRWLVPRHLRDAWLAEWEGELAWGWQRAERGENLSAARARLHWRALGASSDALWLWRRHGATEMIGFDLRYAARSLRRRPGFVAVVVLTLALGAGAAAAVFSLVNGVLLRPLPFSQPERLVAIQGRATGGDPEAVSQPSSYLDYQDMRAQLRGFEQLAAVRGEDVTLTAPGARPARIGAQLVTASAFPALGMRPVLGRPFLASDERPGAEPVAMITHALWQRRYGGSPAVLGSRITLDGAPATVVGVLPDEARLTPETEIWLPLVPGPAEESRATHRFTVLGRLRPGVTIERAAREASAVAKRLEERYPSENAKRGAAVIPLREAIVADARPALLTLFGAVLLVLLIGCANLASLFMARAQSREREMAVRAALGAGRARLTRQWVAESFLLALGGGAAALAVAWVGMRTLVAFVPTAIPRAGEIALDQPVAAFLIGVMAVAAIGFGALPALQYRDASVSLGALREGGRGATPGRRRRRMRQGLVVAEVALATVLAISAALLVKNLWQLERARLPLRPDGVTFVQLQLPQGRYSDPAKVLDFFDRLRREVAAAPGVRSVSFAFEHPVSEGWTSSFSLVGRPEPPVGMWPESRIRPVSPGYFRTVGLPLVRGNDVSDADRFGTPGSVVVNEAFVREHFPDGDAVGQTINRGQMWWPGQPTHFRIVGVVADEPFRGVGRPADPATYYPQAQFPMNDMWMAVRADGDPAALARTLRERVWRVDRDLPVERVQTLDELLGDAVAASRFNAALLALFACAALCLAAVGIYGVLSYGVEQRTGEIGVRMALGASRARVIRQIAAEGAAVATAGAALGLVAAFALAGVLRSLLVGTEAQDPVVFALVPTLLVAVAITAAWLPARRASRIDPAGALRCER
- a CDS encoding class I SAM-dependent methyltransferase gives rise to the protein MDDEKKWVAAGYERAAERHAEWAAHVRVAERAEYTERVVDAFPAGASVLELGCGAGGPTTRRLAARHRLVGVDLAWRNLELARTHAPSVAFVQADMGELAFRPASFHAVVAFYSIIHLPRAQHGALLASVAEWLKPSGLFVGSFGTSDAERGIDEDWLGVRMFSSSHPPDTTLRLVADAGLRTLDARVRTEYEDGRPISFLWVVAAREG
- a CDS encoding polysaccharide deacetylase family protein, which translates into the protein MRASRAAAVMCVVHALASGSSAQARSVAVTFDDLPASAADITPRLLASIRGQGVPATGFVNEANLRADPRARTAQLRMWVDAGFELGNHTYSHPSAHRTPLPRYLDEIARGDSVTRLLMAVRGARPRFFRHPSLHTGRTLAYRDEVHRFLARRGYRVAPVTFDNQEWVFAIVYARAASRGDSAEMRRIADGYLRHMAESFDHFEALSRTLFGREIPQVLLLHANRLNADHFDSVAAILRRRGYRFVRLEDALRDPAYASRDTYTGPMGLSWLERWAATRGMTLRQAPRQPAWVDSLHRAEVR
- a CDS encoding helix-turn-helix transcriptional regulator, producing MPLRLTRPTATVLLALSRGFRHGFDILDATGLESGTVYPILRRLEDAGCVRSEWEEVERAREEGRPPRRYYELTGTGAGTLREALARYPEARGTAVPGGLRPRPA